Proteins encoded in a region of the Flavobacterium sp. PMTSA4 genome:
- a CDS encoding ATP-dependent DNA helicase: MTSSQFYSILKNKFPFQPTVKQDIFFQQIAVFLTNNNADEVFLLKGYAGTGKTTVISELVNNLAVVQKKYVLLAPTGRAAKVIANYSNKAAFTIHKKIYYPKKGKNGSVGFTLKENKHTNTVFIIDESSMISDVDTDSKLYENGSLLDDLISYVYQGTNCKLILIGDTAQLPPVQLDISPALNVDTLSLNYNKEVFFIELDEVMRQEEKSGILYNATELRELLKESFITDFKFQLKGFKDIVRLVDGFDIQDAIQSAYQNYSIEDTCFIVRSNKRANQYNQQIRTKILDKESELSVGDFLMVVKNNYFWLKDSDEAGFIANGDIVEVLEIFSFKELYGFNFAKVKIRMVDYPNQRPLETIVLLNTITSESPSLTYEESNRLYQEVMKDYEGEAQYRKFLKTKNNEYFNALQVKFSYAITCHKSQGGQWNTVFIEQPYLPNGIDVDYVRWLYTAITRAKDKLYLIGFKEDSFEEN; this comes from the coding sequence ATGACTTCAAGCCAGTTTTACAGTATTCTTAAAAACAAATTTCCATTTCAACCAACTGTAAAACAGGATATTTTTTTTCAACAGATTGCTGTTTTTTTAACTAATAATAATGCGGATGAGGTTTTTCTCTTAAAAGGTTATGCCGGAACAGGAAAAACTACTGTGATTTCGGAGTTGGTCAATAATCTTGCAGTAGTTCAAAAAAAGTATGTATTACTGGCACCAACTGGTCGTGCTGCCAAAGTAATTGCCAATTATTCCAACAAAGCTGCTTTTACCATTCACAAAAAAATTTATTATCCTAAAAAAGGAAAGAATGGTTCCGTTGGTTTTACTTTAAAAGAAAACAAGCATACCAATACGGTTTTTATCATTGATGAATCGTCAATGATTTCGGATGTTGATACTGATTCAAAACTTTATGAAAATGGTTCTTTGCTTGATGATTTGATTTCGTATGTTTATCAAGGAACGAATTGTAAATTAATTTTGATAGGCGATACTGCTCAGTTGCCGCCAGTTCAATTGGATATTAGTCCGGCTTTAAATGTTGATACTTTATCTTTGAATTATAATAAAGAAGTTTTTTTTATAGAATTGGACGAAGTAATGCGTCAGGAAGAGAAATCGGGGATTTTGTATAACGCTACAGAATTGCGAGAACTATTGAAAGAAAGTTTTATAACCGATTTTAAATTCCAATTAAAAGGATTTAAAGACATCGTACGATTAGTAGATGGATTTGACATTCAAGATGCTATTCAAAGTGCTTACCAAAATTATAGTATTGAAGATACTTGTTTTATTGTTCGTTCTAACAAAAGAGCCAACCAATACAATCAGCAAATTAGAACTAAGATTTTGGATAAAGAAAGTGAACTTTCGGTTGGAGATTTCTTGATGGTGGTGAAGAACAATTATTTTTGGCTGAAAGATTCAGACGAAGCAGGTTTTATTGCTAACGGTGATATTGTGGAAGTTTTGGAAATCTTTTCGTTTAAAGAATTGTATGGGTTTAATTTTGCGAAAGTAAAAATCAGAATGGTTGATTATCCGAATCAACGACCATTAGAAACTATAGTTTTACTAAATACTATTACCAGCGAATCACCATCGTTAACTTATGAGGAAAGCAATCGATTGTATCAAGAAGTGATGAAAGATTATGAAGGCGAAGCGCAGTATAGAAAGTTTTTGAAAACAAAAAACAATGAATACTTCAATGCTTTGCAAGTAAAATTCTCTTATGCTATTACGTGTCACAAAAGTCAAGGCGGACAATGGAATACCGTTTTTATCGAACAACCTTATTTGCCTAACGGTATTGATGTTGATTATGTTCGTTGGTTATATACTGCTATTACTAGAGCGAAAGATAAATTGTATTTGATTGGATTTAAGGAAGATAGTTTTGAGGAAAATTAA
- a CDS encoding DUF3822 family protein — MYQNTSITNKTYKKLVIQVSLNGLSFACFDTISNKAQTFEKIPMGNFQKNTPIEELFGEAFIKYPELKAGYDDVLIIHSNNLSTFVPTALFDEEYIGSYLQFNTKVFETDFFTFDAIDNYEMNNVYIPYVNMNNYFIDQFGTFDYKHANSILVEKLLDKSRNSFDRKMFVHVAETHFEIVVIKNQKLELYNSFEYKTPEDFIYYVLFTAEQLYLNPENFNLEFLGTIDEESILFKIAYKYIRNVSLMEVDTNNSSFSEKQLREHFILLNS; from the coding sequence ATGTATCAAAACACAAGTATCACAAACAAAACCTATAAAAAACTTGTTATTCAAGTATCATTGAATGGTTTATCTTTTGCTTGTTTTGATACTATTTCAAACAAAGCGCAAACATTTGAAAAAATACCTATGGGTAATTTTCAAAAAAATACGCCTATCGAAGAACTTTTTGGAGAAGCATTTATAAAATATCCTGAACTTAAAGCAGGTTATGATGATGTTTTAATCATCCACAGCAATAATCTTTCTACGTTTGTTCCAACTGCTCTTTTTGATGAAGAATATATTGGAAGCTATCTTCAATTCAATACCAAAGTATTTGAAACCGATTTTTTCACCTTTGATGCTATTGATAATTATGAAATGAATAACGTTTATATTCCTTATGTCAATATGAACAACTATTTCATTGACCAATTTGGAACTTTTGATTACAAACACGCCAATAGTATTTTGGTAGAAAAACTGTTAGACAAATCAAGAAATTCTTTTGACAGAAAAATGTTTGTTCATGTTGCCGAAACACATTTTGAAATAGTAGTCATCAAAAATCAAAAACTAGAACTCTATAATTCATTTGAATATAAAACACCCGAAGATTTTATTTATTATGTGCTTTTCACTGCAGAACAGTTATATCTAAATCCAGAAAACTTCAATTTAGAATTCCTTGGTACCATTGATGAAGAAAGCATTCTATTCAAAATTGCTTATAAATACATCCGAAATGTTTCTTTAATGGAAGTTGATACCAATAACAGTTCTTTTTCAGAAAAACAACTAAGAGAACATTTTATCCTGCTAAATTCATGA
- a CDS encoding RsmD family RNA methyltransferase codes for MRIISGKYKGRRIQAPKNLPVRPTTDMSKEALFNILNNHFNFTELTILDLFAGTGNISYEFASRGSDTILCVDADMGCVNFIKKTAAEFSFDIVPIKSDVFTFLEKHQESYDIVFADPPYDLPQKDFEKIPELVFKNNILSEEGMLIIEHSKHTSLEHLEFFTSARNYGGSVFSFFEIATEE; via the coding sequence ATGAGAATAATTTCTGGAAAATATAAAGGTAGAAGAATACAAGCTCCAAAAAACTTACCTGTTCGCCCAACGACTGATATGAGTAAAGAAGCATTATTCAACATACTCAACAATCATTTCAACTTTACAGAATTAACAATCCTCGATTTATTTGCTGGTACGGGTAATATAAGTTATGAGTTTGCCTCGCGCGGTAGTGATACTATTTTATGCGTTGATGCCGATATGGGTTGTGTAAACTTCATCAAAAAAACTGCAGCAGAATTTAGTTTTGATATTGTACCCATTAAATCAGATGTGTTTACTTTTTTAGAAAAACATCAAGAAAGCTACGATATTGTTTTTGCCGATCCACCGTATGATTTACCCCAAAAAGACTTTGAGAAAATACCTGAGTTGGTTTTTAAAAACAACATCCTTTCAGAAGAAGGAATGCTCATCATAGAACATTCAAAACATACCAGTTTAGAACATTTAGAATTTTTTACTTCTGCCAGAAATTATGGTGGTTCTGTTTTTAGTTTCTTTGAAATAGCAACTGAAGAATAA
- the dnaX gene encoding DNA polymerase III subunit gamma/tau, with product MEQFVVSARKYRPQTFKDVVGQQAITNTLLNAIENNHLAQALLFTGPRGVGKTTCARILARKINQPGYDDPFEDFAFNVFELDAASNNSVDDIRNLIDQVRIPPQTGQYKVYIIDEVHMLSSAAFNAFLKTLEEPPKHAIFILATTEKHKIIPTILSRCQIFDFKRITVKDAREHLAEVAKSQNVTFEEDALHIIAQKADGAMRDALSIFDRVVSYCGNNLTRQAVTENLNVLDYETYISITDLLLENKIPETLIAYNEVLSKGFDGHHFIAGLASHFRDLLVTKNPSTLSLLEVGEQTQELYRLQSQKAPQDFLLKGIELANDCDLKYKVSQNQRLLVELCLMQLCSITLDGEKKKLTL from the coding sequence ATGGAACAATTTGTTGTATCAGCTCGTAAGTATCGTCCGCAAACGTTTAAAGACGTGGTTGGACAACAAGCTATTACCAATACTTTACTCAATGCTATTGAAAATAATCACTTAGCACAAGCCCTACTTTTTACTGGTCCAAGAGGTGTTGGAAAAACGACATGCGCGAGAATCTTAGCTCGAAAAATTAATCAACCTGGTTATGATGATCCGTTTGAAGATTTTGCTTTCAATGTTTTCGAATTGGATGCTGCTTCTAACAATTCGGTTGACGATATTAGAAACTTAATTGACCAAGTTCGAATTCCACCACAAACCGGACAATATAAAGTATATATTATTGACGAGGTTCACATGTTGTCATCGGCAGCGTTTAATGCTTTTTTGAAAACATTAGAAGAGCCACCAAAGCACGCCATATTTATATTGGCTACTACCGAAAAACATAAAATCATTCCAACGATATTATCGCGTTGTCAAATTTTTGACTTCAAAAGAATTACCGTAAAAGATGCTCGCGAACATTTAGCAGAAGTTGCCAAAAGTCAAAATGTTACTTTTGAAGAAGATGCTTTACACATAATTGCTCAAAAAGCCGATGGTGCTATGCGTGATGCACTGTCCATTTTTGACCGAGTAGTTTCGTATTGTGGAAATAATTTAACCCGTCAGGCAGTTACTGAAAACTTGAACGTGCTCGATTATGAAACCTATATTTCCATCACTGATTTATTGCTTGAAAATAAAATACCCGAAACCTTAATTGCATATAACGAAGTGTTATCTAAAGGTTTTGATGGTCATCATTTTATAGCAGGTTTAGCATCGCACTTTAGAGATTTATTGGTTACCAAAAATCCCAGTACATTATCATTACTAGAAGTTGGCGAGCAAACTCAAGAATTATACCGACTACAATCGCAAAAAGCTCCGCAAGACTTTTTATTAAAAGGTATTGAATTGGCAAACGATTGTGATTTGAAATACAAAGTATCACAAAACCAGCGTTTGCTTGTTGAACTTTGCCTCATGCAGCTTTGCTCTATCACTCTTGATGGAGAAAAAAAAAAGCTAACTTTATAA
- a CDS encoding DNA polymerase III subunit gamma/tau: MQVSSSQDVVSDSEVCTLKTEVTVTAEKVETKITDHYTSTKVSAFSLKSIALKKELAESQKSVNKDVTHLPNEEFTETQMLEQWVKYAQRKEDKGQRIIASLLTINDPVLEGTTIVHELPNESSKEEFEGEMPELLGYLRGKLHNHDIKIEVKVNEALESKKAFTAQDKYNRMNEINPNLELLKRTFDLDI, from the coding sequence TTGCAGGTTTCGAGTTCTCAAGATGTAGTTTCAGATTCAGAGGTTTGTACGCTTAAAACTGAAGTAACAGTAACTGCTGAAAAAGTAGAAACAAAAATAACCGACCATTATACTTCAACCAAAGTTTCTGCCTTTTCGCTGAAAAGTATTGCGCTTAAAAAAGAACTAGCCGAAAGTCAAAAATCAGTTAATAAAGATGTTACTCATTTGCCCAATGAGGAATTTACTGAAACCCAAATGCTGGAACAATGGGTAAAATATGCCCAACGAAAAGAAGACAAAGGTCAGCGGATTATTGCTTCGTTACTAACCATAAACGATCCTGTTCTTGAAGGTACTACCATTGTTCATGAACTTCCTAACGAAAGTTCTAAAGAAGAATTTGAAGGCGAAATGCCAGAACTGCTAGGTTACCTTCGTGGCAAACTGCACAATCACGATATTAAAATTGAGGTTAAAGTAAACGAAGCTTTAGAATCTAAAAAAGCATTCACGGCACAAGATAAGTACAACCGCATGAACGAAATTAATCCTAATCTTGAGTTGCTTAAACGAACTTTTGATTTGGATATTTAA
- a CDS encoding Ppx/GppA phosphatase family protein: MITIKKYAAIDIGSNAMRMLISNIVEQPGKETQFNKSALIRVPIRLGQDAFTVGEISEDNIDRMVDAMKAFKLLMKVYKIEKYKACATSAMREAYNGKEVADYIYQQSDIMIDIIDGKNEAAIIASTDLHSFIKTDQAYLYVDVGGGSTEFSLFNDGKMIASKSFKNGTVRLLNEMVNDIVWHEIEKWIKTNTQELDNVILIGSGGNINKIFKLSGKQQDQPLTYLYLNSQYQYLNSLTYEQRIAELGLNTDRADVIIPATKIYLNAMKWSGATKIYVPKIGLADGIVKAMYQGMI, translated from the coding sequence ATGATTACTATTAAAAAATATGCAGCAATTGATATTGGTTCCAATGCCATGCGAATGCTCATATCTAATATTGTTGAACAACCCGGAAAAGAAACCCAATTCAATAAAAGTGCGCTCATCCGTGTGCCAATTCGTCTTGGTCAAGATGCATTTACCGTAGGCGAAATATCCGAAGACAATATTGACCGAATGGTTGATGCCATGAAAGCTTTCAAGCTTTTAATGAAAGTTTATAAAATAGAAAAGTATAAAGCCTGCGCTACTTCTGCTATGCGCGAAGCCTACAACGGAAAAGAAGTTGCCGATTATATCTACCAACAATCCGATATAATGATTGATATTATTGACGGCAAAAACGAAGCGGCAATTATTGCCTCAACCGATTTGCATTCGTTTATAAAAACAGACCAAGCCTATTTATATGTAGATGTTGGTGGTGGAAGTACGGAGTTTTCATTATTTAATGATGGTAAAATGATTGCTTCCAAATCGTTTAAAAACGGTACCGTTCGTTTGCTGAATGAAATGGTAAACGACATCGTTTGGCATGAAATTGAAAAATGGATAAAAACCAATACCCAAGAACTCGACAACGTGATACTTATAGGTTCGGGTGGAAACATCAATAAGATATTCAAGCTCTCGGGCAAACAGCAAGACCAACCGTTAACCTATTTATACCTCAATTCACAATACCAATACCTCAATTCGTTAACCTACGAACAGAGAATTGCCGAACTTGGGCTAAACACCGATAGAGCCGACGTGATTATACCTGCTACCAAAATATATCTCAACGCCATGAAATGGAGCGGTGCCACTAAAATTTATGTGCCAAAAATTGGTCTTGCCGATGGTATCGTGAAGGCTATGTATCAAGGGATGATTTAA
- the ppk1 gene encoding polyphosphate kinase 1, with protein MSEEKNYSYIDREKSWLAFNARVLQEAADDTVPLLERLRFLGIFSNNLDEFFRVRFAAVRRLSLSGVSGEKVLGGISAQQLVKDITKIVIKQQSESLKVLNKIEKQLEKQNIIIVDETQVDQSQEEYIKDFFIQKVSQELVTIILNDLAEFPLLIDNTGYLTVRLVMKSEEKSSSVLDIVKKKKKEIRYALIEIPKSFNRFFVLPPKENKQYIILLDDVIRLNLASIFNIFDYESISVHMIKITRDAQLDIDSDMSKSMLEKIATSVKDRRIGEPVRFVYDQAIEKDTLQFFLTKMGIESTDSIIPGGKYHNRRDYMSFPDLGRKDLLYQQKDPLPVEGLSLDGSILNRIAKKDYLVHTPYQSYSYLIKFLREAALDPKVVSIRITLYRLAKNSQIISSLINAAKNGKKVTVQIELQARFDEATNISYAELMQQEGIELIFGIKGLKVHSKICVIERLENEKIKRYGFISTGNFNESTAKIYTDLTLFTCHQQILKDVTKIFAFFDVNYRIHRYKHLIVSPHYTRTRFNKLIDREIQNAKMGRPAYMNLKMNSLSDYPIIDKLYEASNAGVKIKLQVRGICSLIPRAKGMSENIEAISIVDNYLEHSRVFIFCNNDNPEVFISSADFMRRNLDGRVEVTCPIYDEDIKKAIIDTFEIGWKGNVKARIHSENLDNHYRVRAKDEPVFRAQFETYNYFLDHNNEVLNSNCPLPEKNK; from the coding sequence ATGAGTGAAGAAAAAAACTATTCTTATATAGATAGGGAAAAAAGTTGGTTGGCATTTAATGCTAGAGTTTTACAAGAAGCAGCCGACGATACAGTACCGTTACTTGAGCGACTTCGATTTTTAGGGATTTTTTCCAATAACTTAGATGAATTTTTTAGAGTAAGATTCGCAGCAGTGCGAAGACTTTCGCTTTCTGGTGTTTCTGGTGAAAAAGTCTTAGGAGGAATTTCAGCGCAACAATTAGTAAAAGATATTACCAAAATTGTAATTAAACAACAGTCGGAAAGTTTAAAAGTACTTAATAAAATTGAAAAGCAACTTGAGAAACAGAATATTATAATTGTTGACGAAACACAAGTTGACCAGTCACAAGAAGAATATATTAAAGATTTTTTTATTCAAAAAGTTAGCCAAGAATTGGTTACCATTATTCTTAACGATTTGGCTGAATTTCCATTATTGATTGATAATACTGGTTATTTGACGGTTAGATTAGTAATGAAAAGTGAAGAGAAATCATCTTCTGTTCTTGATATTGTAAAAAAGAAAAAGAAAGAAATCAGGTATGCTTTAATTGAAATCCCTAAGTCTTTTAATAGATTTTTTGTGCTTCCTCCAAAAGAGAACAAGCAATATATTATCCTTCTTGATGATGTTATTCGATTGAATTTGGCAAGCATATTTAATATTTTTGATTACGAAAGTATTTCTGTTCATATGATAAAAATCACTCGTGACGCTCAATTAGATATTGATAGTGACATGAGTAAAAGTATGCTAGAAAAAATAGCAACTTCTGTAAAAGATAGAAGAATTGGCGAACCTGTTCGTTTTGTTTACGACCAAGCGATTGAAAAAGATACGCTTCAATTTTTCTTAACCAAAATGGGAATTGAATCTACAGATAGTATTATTCCTGGTGGAAAATACCATAACCGTCGTGATTATATGTCGTTTCCAGATTTGGGCAGAAAGGATTTATTGTACCAACAAAAAGATCCGTTACCTGTCGAAGGACTTTCGTTGGATGGTAGTATTTTAAATCGTATTGCCAAAAAAGATTATTTGGTGCACACTCCATATCAATCCTATTCATATTTGATAAAATTTTTAAGAGAAGCAGCATTAGACCCAAAAGTAGTTTCAATAAGAATTACACTTTATCGTCTTGCAAAAAACTCTCAAATAATCAGTTCACTTATTAATGCAGCTAAGAATGGAAAGAAAGTAACCGTACAAATTGAACTTCAGGCACGTTTTGATGAAGCTACTAATATATCGTATGCCGAGTTGATGCAACAAGAAGGCATTGAACTTATTTTTGGTATTAAAGGATTAAAAGTTCACAGTAAAATTTGTGTAATTGAGCGACTTGAAAACGAAAAAATAAAACGTTACGGTTTTATTTCTACAGGAAACTTCAACGAATCAACTGCAAAAATTTATACTGATTTAACGCTTTTCACCTGTCATCAGCAAATACTAAAAGATGTAACCAAGATATTCGCCTTCTTTGATGTAAATTATAGAATTCATAGATATAAACATTTAATTGTCTCTCCTCATTATACACGAACTAGATTTAATAAGCTAATAGATAGGGAAATTCAAAATGCAAAAATGGGTAGACCTGCATACATGAATTTGAAAATGAATAGCCTTTCGGATTATCCTATAATTGATAAGTTATATGAAGCCAGTAATGCTGGAGTGAAAATAAAGTTACAAGTTAGAGGAATTTGTTCGCTAATACCTAGAGCCAAAGGCATGAGTGAAAATATAGAAGCCATTAGCATCGTTGATAATTATCTTGAACATTCGAGAGTATTTATTTTTTGCAATAATGACAATCCTGAAGTATTTATTTCTTCTGCCGATTTTATGCGAAGAAACCTTGATGGTAGAGTAGAAGTTACTTGTCCAATTTATGATGAAGACATAAAGAAAGCTATTATTGACACCTTCGAAATTGGCTGGAAAGGAAATGTGAAAGCACGCATCCATTCTGAAAATTTAGACAATCACTATAGAGTTAGAGCGAAAGACGAACCAGTATTTAGAGCACAATTTGAAACCTACAACTATTTTTTAGACCATAATAATGAAGTCTTGAATTCAAATTGTCCTTTACCCGAAAAAAATAAATAA
- a CDS encoding SixA phosphatase family protein gives MKQLILVRHAKSSWDLPVQDFDRPLSNRGIQNAHLVSSKVVKYLPETFVIWSSAAKRAMETAIIFTQNFLCPIESIIFKKELYTFDLHKLENSIKSCSDQFDNLILFGHNEAITNFVNKFGNINIDNVSTSGFVSITFQTNSWQNISKGETTRVVFPKDLE, from the coding sequence ATGAAACAATTAATATTAGTTAGACATGCAAAATCGAGTTGGGATTTACCAGTTCAAGATTTTGATAGACCATTGTCAAACAGAGGAATACAAAATGCACATTTAGTTTCAAGTAAAGTAGTAAAGTATTTGCCTGAGACTTTTGTTATTTGGTCTAGTGCTGCAAAAAGAGCTATGGAAACTGCGATTATATTCACTCAAAATTTTTTATGCCCTATTGAAAGTATTATTTTTAAAAAAGAACTATATACTTTTGACCTTCATAAATTAGAAAATTCCATAAAAAGTTGCAGTGATCAATTTGATAACCTAATTCTTTTTGGACATAACGAGGCAATTACTAATTTTGTTAATAAATTTGGCAACATTAATATTGATAATGTTTCAACTTCTGGATTTGTATCTATAACATTTCAAACAAATTCTTGGCAAAACATTTCAAAAGGAGAAACGACAAGAGTTGTTTTTCCAAAAGACTTAGAATAA